CGCCTTCCTCGCCGAGTACCTCCGGGGCTTTGGCGACGGGCACGAGCTGATCGCCGTGGGCCACCGCGTGGTGCACGGCGGCATGACCTGCCGCGAGCCGGTGCGCATCACGCCCGACGTGGTGTCGGCGCTGGAGAAGCTCTCGCCGCTGGCGCCGCTGCACCAGCCGCACAACCTCAAGCCCATCGAGATCCTGCTGGCCTCGCGGCCCGGCCTGCCGCAGGTGGCCTGCTTCGACACGGCCTTCCACCGCGGCCAGTCGGACGTGGTGCAGTCGTTCGCGCTGCCGCCGGAGATCACCGACCGCGGCGTGCGGCGCTACGGTTTCCACGGCCTGTCCTACGAACACATCGCGCGCGTGCTGCCCGAACACGACCCGAAGGCCGCCCGCGGCCGCACGGTGGTGGCCCACCTCGGGAACGGCAGCAGCCTGTGCGCCATCGACGCCGGGCGCAGCGTCGCCAGCACGATGGGCTTCACCGCGGTGGACGGCCTGCCGATGGGCACGCGCTGCGGCAGCCTCGACCCGGGTGTGATCCTGTACCTGATGGACGAGCTGAAGATGGACACGCGGGCCATCGAGACGCTGATCTACAAGCAGTCGGGCCTGCTGGGCGTGTCGGGCGTGTCGAGCGACATGCGCACGCTGCTCGACAGCGAGGACCCGCGGGCCCGCTTCGCGGTCGACCTGTTCGTGCACCGCATCGGCCGCGAGATGGGTTCGCTGGTGGCCGCGATGCAGGGGCTCGACGCGATCGTGTTCACGGCGGGCATCGGCGAACACGCCTCGTGGATCCGCGAGCAGGTGTGCCGCGAGGCCGCCTGGCTCGGCGTGGAACTCGACGCGGCGGCGAACCGCTCCGGCGGTCCCCGCATCAGCGCCGCCGACAGCCGCGTCGCGGTGTGGGTGCTGCCGACGGACGAGGAAGGCATGATCGCGCGGCACACGCTCGCGCTGCTTCGGGACACGGGAGGTGCGGCATGACGACGGAACACAACGGACCGGCCCTGGCCGGCACTCGAGTGCTGGTGTGCGGGGTGGCGAACGACCAGTCCATCGCGTTCGGGTGCGCGAAGGCGTTCCGCGAACTGGGCGCCCGCGTGGCGATCACCTACGCGGGCGAGAAGGCGCTGCCCCACGTGAAGCCCCATGCCGACGCGATCGGCGCCGAACTGCTGTTGCCGCTCGACGTCACGCAGCCCGGCCAGCTGGAGGCGGTGTTCGACGAGATCGACCGGCACTGGGGCGGGCTCGACTCCGCCATCCATTCGATCGCGTGGGCCCCGAAGGAGGACCTGCAGGGCGGCCTGCTGAACTGCTCGGCCGAGGGTTTCGCCAAGGCGATCGACGTGTCGTGCCATTCGTTCATCCGCCTCGCACGGCTGGCGGCGCCGAGGATGACGAACGGTGGCACGCTGTTCGCGATGAGCTACCACGGCGCGACGCAGGTGATCGAGAACTACAACGTGATGGGCCCGGTGAAGGCCGCGCTCGAATCCTCGGCGCGGTACCTCGCGCACGAGCTGGGGCCGAAGGGCATCCGGGTGCACGCGATCTCGCCGGGGCCGCTGAAGACGCGGGCGGCGTCCGGCCTGAAGGACTTCGACCTGCTGCTCGCCGACGCGGCGCGGCGCGCGCCGATGGGCGAACTGGTGGACATCATGGACGTGGGCTTCACGTGCGCCTTCCTGGCGACGAAGTACGCACGCCGGTTGTCCGGAGACACCGTGTACGTCGATGGTGGCGTGCACATCATGGGGTGAGGGCGCTGTTGCCCGAAGGAGCGCGAACATGAGTGGCATGTTGCTGGCCAATGTCGATCCGGCGGCGTCGGACGACGAGATCCGCGAGTTCCTCGTGAAGTACGGATTCCCCCCGTTCACGAAGATCGAGCACTTCGAGGGCGACGGCTCGCAGCCGTCGGTGCTGCTGTCGTTCGACGAACTCGACACGGTGGCGCTGACGAAGCTGCAGTCCCGCGTCGACCACGTCTACTGGAAACACCGAGAGCTGCGGGTGCGCATCCTCCAGGACCGGTTCCGCTGAAAGGGGGCGCCATGGTCTCCCGACTCCTCGGGCCGCTGCGCTGGCTGCTGCTGGGGCTCGTCGCGTTCGGCTGCGCCGCGATGGCGCAGACCGCTGCCCCCGCCAAACCCACGCCCGCGCCCACGTTCCAACCGGCCGAGATCGAGGCGCTGGTCGCCCCGATCGCGCTGTACCCCGACTCGCTGCTGTCGCAGGTGCTGATGGCGTCCACCTACCCGCTGGAAGTGGTGCATGCGGCGCGGTGGATGCAGGCCAACCGCAACCTCAAGGGCGAGGCGGCGGTGAAGGCCGTCCAGAGCCAGCCGTGGGACCCGAGCGTCAAGTCGCTCGTCGCGTTCCCGCAGGTGCTGGACCCGATGAACGACAAGCTCGAGTGGACCCAGAAGCTCGGCGACGCCTTCCTCGCCCAGCAGAAGGACGTGCTCGACGCGGTGCAGCGCATGCGCGCCAAGGCGCGCGCCAACGGCAAGCTCGAGAGCACCGAGCAGCAGAAGGTGATCGTCGAGTCCGAGACCGTCGTGCGCATCGAGCCCGCGGACCCGCAGGTGATCTACGTGCCCACCTACGACCCCAACATTGTCTACGGCACCTGGGCGTATCCGTCGTACCCGCCGTACTACTGGCCGCCGTACGGCTACTACTACCCGTACTACCCCGGCGGCGCGTTCGCGTCGGGCATCGCGTGGGGCATCGGCTTCGCGATGGCCGGGGCGATCTTCGGCGACTGCAACTGGGGCGGGGGCGAGGTCAACATCGACATCGACCGCGTCACCCACTTCGACCGGAACTTCGACCGCAGCAAGGTGAACAACGGCCGCTGGCAGCACGACGTCAGCCACCGCCAGGGCGTGGCCTACCGCGACAACGCGACCCGCGAACGCTTCGCGAAGAACACCGCGGGCGTGGCGGACCGCGAGGCATTCCGCGGACGCGACGACACCGGCGGCCTCGACCGCGGGCGGGTCCAGGGGACCGACCGCCCCGCCGCGGCGGACCGGGCGGGCGCGGCAGGGGACCGCAACGTGGCGGCTCCGCGCGACAACGCGTTCCAGGGGGTGGGCAACGGCGCGGCCTCGCAGCGCGACTTCGACCGCGGACGCTCCAGCGCGGCGCCGAGTCGGATGTCCGGCGGTGGCGGTGGCGGAGGCATGCGCATGGGCGGTGGACGCGGCGGCGGCCGGCGATAGGAGGCAGCGACATGGACAGTCAGACACTTCGATGCCGGGCCGCCTTGGTGTTCGTGGCCTGTGTGGCCTTTGCCGCGGCCGCGCACGCCAACCGCGCCTTCCAGACACCCGAGGAGGCGATGACCACCTTCGGCGAAGCGGTTACCGCCAACGACACCGCCGCGCTCGAGGCGATCCTCGGCAACGGCTACCGCCAGTTCGTGCCGCCACCCGGCGCC
This genomic stretch from Piscinibacter gummiphilus harbors:
- a CDS encoding acetate/propionate family kinase, yielding MSRLILVLNAGSSSLKFSAFTVEPQLRLAVRGQIEGLYTAGKFKALNADGVELASRQWAPTTVFGHEEALAFLAEYLRGFGDGHELIAVGHRVVHGGMTCREPVRITPDVVSALEKLSPLAPLHQPHNLKPIEILLASRPGLPQVACFDTAFHRGQSDVVQSFALPPEITDRGVRRYGFHGLSYEHIARVLPEHDPKAARGRTVVAHLGNGSSLCAIDAGRSVASTMGFTAVDGLPMGTRCGSLDPGVILYLMDELKMDTRAIETLIYKQSGLLGVSGVSSDMRTLLDSEDPRARFAVDLFVHRIGREMGSLVAAMQGLDAIVFTAGIGEHASWIREQVCREAAWLGVELDAAANRSGGPRISAADSRVAVWVLPTDEEGMIARHTLALLRDTGGAA
- the fabI gene encoding enoyl-ACP reductase FabI, which gives rise to MTTEHNGPALAGTRVLVCGVANDQSIAFGCAKAFRELGARVAITYAGEKALPHVKPHADAIGAELLLPLDVTQPGQLEAVFDEIDRHWGGLDSAIHSIAWAPKEDLQGGLLNCSAEGFAKAIDVSCHSFIRLARLAAPRMTNGGTLFAMSYHGATQVIENYNVMGPVKAALESSARYLAHELGPKGIRVHAISPGPLKTRAASGLKDFDLLLADAARRAPMGELVDIMDVGFTCAFLATKYARRLSGDTVYVDGGVHIMG
- a CDS encoding DUF3300 domain-containing protein, encoding MVSRLLGPLRWLLLGLVAFGCAAMAQTAAPAKPTPAPTFQPAEIEALVAPIALYPDSLLSQVLMASTYPLEVVHAARWMQANRNLKGEAAVKAVQSQPWDPSVKSLVAFPQVLDPMNDKLEWTQKLGDAFLAQQKDVLDAVQRMRAKARANGKLESTEQQKVIVESETVVRIEPADPQVIYVPTYDPNIVYGTWAYPSYPPYYWPPYGYYYPYYPGGAFASGIAWGIGFAMAGAIFGDCNWGGGEVNIDIDRVTHFDRNFDRSKVNNGRWQHDVSHRQGVAYRDNATRERFAKNTAGVADREAFRGRDDTGGLDRGRVQGTDRPAAADRAGAAGDRNVAAPRDNAFQGVGNGAASQRDFDRGRSSAAPSRMSGGGGGGGMRMGGGRGGGRR